In the Patescibacteria group bacterium genome, one interval contains:
- a CDS encoding Asp-tRNA(Asn)/Glu-tRNA(Gln) amidotransferase subunit GatB, whose amino-acid sequence MKYDIIIGMEIHAQLKTKSKMFCACSNDGENQPPNSTICEICTGQPGTLPVAN is encoded by the coding sequence ATGAAATACGATATTATTATTGGAATGGAAATCCACGCGCAGTTGAAAACAAAGTCTAAAATGTTTTGCGCTTGTTCAAATGACGGTGAAAACCAGCCGCCTAATTCTACTATTTGCGAAATTTGCACTGGCCAGCCCGGAACTTTACCTGTGGCAAACA